A stretch of the Pirellulales bacterium genome encodes the following:
- a CDS encoding penicillin acylase family protein — MSAIRIALLLLTAGAAQLAAAAEAPALDAETLAGQVTIYRDEWGTPHIDGKNDAACCFGMAWAQCEDYFWQVEDSIILGSGRYAEAHGRKGLNSDLLNRAFEIVPRSKADFAAAEPAMQQMYIAFTEGVNHYLKKHPEVKPRLITRFEPWMIMAMGRQVLMEFVFRYTHLSGDFLPRSTKEIWTALDTRALYQPERMHVGSNAWAINGSRTKSGKAMLYINPHQPWFGFGQFYEAHLRSGEGWQFSGGTFFGNPLPGLGYNEYCGWAFTVNEPDIADIWTETFDDPKNPLNYRYDGGYRTATEWKEPIKIKQKNKVEEREFTFRKTHHGPIVRKDDDTHFTSAMIAKLYDGNLLRQVLKMVRAKNFDEWRAGMSMLNFQFMNTVYADRDGNIFYIYNGTIPKRDPSFDWAKAVDGSNPKTEWQGYHPSSELPQSLNPPSGFVQSCNSTPFAITDDGNPLIGDFPRYLAEDQYDDKRRSKISKWLLRQMSDITFEDWQRYALDTTLYWPMTEFPRFKREHEALKKTDPSLAEAVEPYLTHLFDWNFKANAASTQATLCQAWYEELYGFGYPAEVLKPEYIQEPKKKYTALIKVAGKLKGTWGDWKVPWGDVHRIQRHANVSDFVDIPFDDNLPSLPCDGVQGPLGVAFVTYYTPTITIPLLGRSMKKQYGVVGNTYMACVEFGDQPKAATLMQFGESGLPDSPHYFDQAKLLSERKFKPGLFDWDEIKAKSKRTYQPAD; from the coding sequence ATGTCTGCTATTCGCATTGCTCTGCTCTTATTAACTGCTGGCGCGGCGCAATTGGCGGCGGCCGCCGAGGCCCCGGCGCTCGACGCCGAAACGCTTGCCGGGCAAGTGACGATCTATCGCGACGAGTGGGGCACCCCGCATATCGACGGCAAGAACGACGCCGCCTGCTGCTTTGGCATGGCCTGGGCCCAGTGCGAAGACTACTTCTGGCAGGTGGAAGACAGCATCATCCTCGGCAGCGGGCGCTATGCCGAGGCGCATGGCCGCAAGGGGTTGAATTCCGATTTGCTCAACCGGGCGTTTGAGATCGTGCCGCGCAGCAAGGCCGACTTCGCGGCCGCCGAGCCCGCCATGCAGCAGATGTACATCGCCTTCACCGAAGGCGTCAACCACTACCTCAAGAAGCACCCCGAGGTGAAGCCGCGGCTGATCACGCGCTTTGAGCCGTGGATGATCATGGCGATGGGGCGGCAGGTGCTGATGGAGTTCGTGTTTCGCTACACGCACTTGTCGGGCGACTTCTTGCCGCGCTCGACCAAGGAGATTTGGACCGCGCTCGACACCCGCGCGCTGTATCAACCGGAGCGGATGCACGTTGGCTCCAACGCCTGGGCAATCAATGGCAGTCGCACCAAGAGCGGCAAGGCCATGCTGTACATCAACCCGCATCAGCCGTGGTTTGGCTTTGGCCAGTTTTACGAGGCTCACTTGCGCTCTGGCGAGGGGTGGCAGTTCTCGGGCGGAACCTTCTTCGGCAATCCGCTGCCGGGCCTGGGCTACAACGAGTATTGCGGCTGGGCCTTCACCGTGAACGAGCCGGACATCGCCGATATCTGGACCGAGACGTTCGACGATCCCAAGAACCCGCTCAACTACCGCTACGACGGCGGCTATCGGACCGCGACCGAGTGGAAAGAGCCGATCAAGATCAAGCAGAAGAACAAGGTGGAGGAGCGCGAGTTCACCTTTCGCAAGACGCATCATGGCCCGATCGTGCGCAAGGACGACGACACGCATTTCACCAGCGCGATGATCGCTAAGCTGTACGACGGCAACTTGCTGCGGCAAGTGCTCAAGATGGTCCGCGCCAAGAACTTTGATGAGTGGCGCGCGGGCATGTCGATGCTCAACTTTCAGTTCATGAACACCGTCTACGCCGATCGCGACGGCAACATTTTTTACATCTACAACGGCACTATCCCGAAGCGTGATCCCAGCTTTGATTGGGCCAAGGCGGTCGATGGCAGCAATCCCAAGACCGAGTGGCAGGGATATCACCCTTCCAGCGAATTGCCGCAATCGCTCAATCCGCCATCGGGTTTTGTGCAAAGCTGCAACAGCACGCCGTTTGCCATCACCGACGACGGCAACCCGCTGATCGGCGACTTTCCGCGTTACTTGGCCGAAGATCAATACGACGACAAGCGCCGCAGCAAGATCTCGAAGTGGCTGCTGCGACAGATGAGCGACATCACCTTTGAGGACTGGCAGCGCTACGCGCTCGACACCACGCTCTATTGGCCGATGACCGAGTTTCCGCGCTTCAAACGCGAGCACGAGGCGCTGAAAAAGACCGACCCCAGTTTGGCGGAGGCGGTCGAGCCGTATCTTACGCACTTGTTCGATTGGAACTTCAAGGCCAACGCCGCCAGCACCCAAGCCACATTGTGCCAGGCTTGGTACGAGGAGTTGTATGGCTTTGGCTACCCCGCCGAGGTTCTCAAGCCCGAGTACATCCAGGAGCCCAAAAAGAAGTACACCGCGCTGATCAAAGTGGCGGGCAAGCTCAAGGGAACGTGGGGGGATTGGAAAGTGCCGTGGGGCGATGTGCATCGCATTCAGCGACACGCCAATGTGTCTGACTTTGTCGACATTCCGTTCGACGACAACCTGCCGAGCTTGCCGTGCGACGGAGTGCAAGGCCCGCTGGGAGTGGCGTTTGTAACTTACTACACGCCGACCATCACCATACCGCTATTGGGGCGCTCGATGAAGAAGCAATATGGCGTGGTGGGCAACACCTACATGGCCTGCGTCGAGTTTGGGGACCAGCCGAAGGCGGCCACGCTGATGCAGTTTGGCGAATCGGGCCTGCCCGACTCGCCGCACTACTTCGATCAGGCCAAGCTATTGTCGGAGCGCAAGTTCAAGCCGGGCCTGTTCGACTGGGACGAGATCAAGGCAAAGTCGAAGCGGACGTATCAACCGGCGGATTAA
- a CDS encoding DUF4838 domain-containing protein has protein sequence MLRQITVLAVACAVGLLLSAGRVSAAGEPIDLAALADWDIVVAEDAIASESYAAREFQKWFGEATGQSLPIVSKVDRPVRHVFIGAGPAMLASPVGFEAAQMPAEDFRIVARDGCIAIAGGQPRGTLYGVYQLLEDEFGVRFLTFDHTHVPQLPAKPLLKTIDRAVHPPLTYRCSYYGENFAHPDFATRLRGNAFTDDPQLGGRSRRQLINHSFAHQIPSKSYGVEHPEYFALRGDKRLAPVEDDFFGTEPCLTNPEVLKIVTAQVLKEVDEHPDRENVSVSQNDNNLFCLCPDCSAIDRKEGTPMGSLLTFVNSVAEQVESRHPQVKVGTLAYWYSRRPPLSIVPRKNVQIQLCSIECCLTHPITDANCPLNREFCDDMRRWGQLCDDIAIWNYNTNFSSYQLPNPNLRAIDANVRYFVENHARGIFMQAAGNTTGAEFSDLRNYLISRLLWNPELSGSELIDEFLNLHYGTAAPPIRSFIELVHDQAQASGKHQNCFGNLAKRGLDASLGERGIALFDEALRLAASDQQRQWVEKASLCAYRAAIEPSWILDSEDPLDEALATQQRPLVKKFFELCEKHQVPMVSERTTTAERLKDYKRLFRVAEPESL, from the coding sequence ATGCTGCGACAGATTACGGTTCTCGCGGTGGCTTGTGCGGTGGGCCTTCTGTTGTCTGCTGGGCGCGTTTCTGCTGCCGGCGAACCGATCGATCTCGCGGCCCTGGCAGACTGGGATATTGTCGTCGCCGAGGACGCCATCGCCAGCGAAAGCTACGCTGCCCGCGAGTTCCAAAAATGGTTTGGCGAGGCAACGGGACAATCGCTGCCCATCGTGTCGAAAGTCGATCGCCCCGTGCGCCACGTTTTCATCGGCGCCGGTCCGGCAATGCTCGCCAGCCCGGTCGGCTTCGAAGCGGCCCAAATGCCGGCCGAGGATTTTCGCATCGTCGCGCGCGATGGCTGCATCGCGATTGCGGGGGGCCAACCGCGCGGAACGCTTTACGGCGTCTATCAGCTTCTAGAGGACGAGTTCGGCGTGCGATTTCTAACCTTCGACCATACCCACGTCCCCCAGTTGCCGGCCAAGCCGCTCCTCAAGACGATTGACCGCGCGGTTCACCCGCCGCTGACCTACCGCTGCAGTTACTACGGAGAGAATTTCGCCCATCCAGATTTCGCTACGCGGTTGCGTGGCAACGCGTTTACCGACGATCCCCAACTGGGCGGCCGGTCGCGTCGGCAACTCATCAATCACAGCTTTGCGCATCAGATACCCTCGAAATCCTACGGCGTCGAGCATCCCGAATATTTCGCTTTGCGCGGCGACAAGCGATTGGCGCCGGTTGAAGATGACTTCTTCGGGACGGAGCCCTGCCTGACGAATCCCGAGGTCCTCAAGATTGTCACGGCGCAGGTGCTTAAGGAAGTCGACGAACACCCCGACCGAGAAAACGTCTCGGTCAGCCAGAACGACAACAACCTCTTTTGCCTCTGCCCCGATTGCAGCGCGATCGACCGCAAAGAGGGCACGCCGATGGGATCGCTGCTCACCTTCGTCAACAGCGTAGCCGAGCAGGTCGAGTCGAGGCACCCCCAGGTGAAAGTCGGCACGCTGGCGTATTGGTACAGCCGGCGTCCGCCGCTGTCGATTGTCCCAAGAAAGAATGTGCAAATTCAGCTTTGCAGCATCGAATGTTGCCTGACGCATCCGATCACCGACGCCAACTGCCCGCTCAATCGGGAGTTTTGCGACGACATGCGCCGCTGGGGCCAGCTTTGCGACGACATCGCCATTTGGAACTACAACACCAACTTCAGCTCCTACCAGTTGCCCAATCCCAATCTGCGCGCCATCGACGCCAACGTGCGCTACTTCGTCGAGAATCACGCGCGGGGAATCTTCATGCAGGCCGCGGGCAACACCACTGGGGCGGAGTTCTCCGACTTGCGCAATTACCTCATCAGCCGCCTACTTTGGAATCCGGAACTGAGCGGTTCCGAACTGATCGACGAGTTTCTCAATCTCCACTATGGGACGGCCGCGCCCCCGATTCGATCGTTCATCGAACTAGTTCACGACCAGGCGCAGGCGAGCGGCAAACACCAGAACTGTTTTGGCAACCTGGCAAAACGCGGACTCGATGCGAGCCTTGGCGAGCGCGGCATCGCTCTGTTCGACGAAGCGCTGCGCCTGGCGGCCAGCGACCAACAGCGGCAGTGGGTGGAAAAGGCCTCACTGTGCGCCTATCGAGCGGCGATTGAGCCAAGCTGGATACTGGACAGCGAAGATCCGCTCGACGAGGCGCTGGCCACCCAGCAGCGACCACTGGTGAAGAAGTTCTTCGAACTGTGCGAGAAGCACCAGGTTCCCATGGTGTCGGAGCGAACGACAACCGCCGAGCGCTTGAAAGACTACAAGCGCCTGTTTCGCGTCGCCGAGCCCGAGTCGCTGTGA